One segment of Salvia splendens isolate huo1 chromosome 20, SspV2, whole genome shotgun sequence DNA contains the following:
- the LOC121781556 gene encoding zinc finger MYM-type protein 1-like — translation MENQPRREVELNLNDIVGDLGKRKPIEEFNVSIRDRVRREYLNKGPCCSNWKNALERFNYHVGGVNSCHNNARIQFEAFQDQRNSVASILRSNTRQMEVAYHIRLTVSLNVTRFLLKQGLSFRGHDESSSSSNRGNFIELLLWFSELNDDVSKTLFANTHANNQMNSPRIQKELANACASEVTLAIVNDIGDKVFTLFVDEARDVSMNE, via the exons ATGGAAAATCAGCCCCGAAGAGAAGTTGAGTTGAACTTGAATGATATTGTTGGTGATCTGGGAAAACGCAAGCCAATTGAAGAGTTCAATGTTTCAATTCGAGATAGAGTCCGAAGAGAGTACTTGAACAAGGGCCCTT GTTGTAGCAACTGGAAAAATGCATTAGAAAGATTCAATTATCATGTTGGAGGCGTGAATAGTTGCCATAATAATGCTAGAATTCAGTTCGAAGCTTTTCAAGATCAAAGGAACAGTGTGGCAAGTATATTACGGTCAAATACCCGTCAAATGGAAGTTGCATATCACATTCGGTTGACAGTCTCATTGAATGTGACTCGGTTTCTCTTAAAGCAAGGATTATCTTTTCGTGGACACGATGAGTCAAGTAGTTCTTCAAATCGAGGTAATTTTATTGAGTTGCTTCTATGGTTTAGTGAACTTAACGATGATGTATCCAAAACTTTATTTGCAAATACTCATGCTAACAATCAAATGAATTCACCACGAATTCAAAAGGAATTAGCAAACGCTTGTGCTTCAGAGGTCACACTTGCCATAGTTAATGATATTGGAGATAAAGTTTTCACTCTTTTTGTTGATGAGGCTCGAGACGTTTCAATGAATGAGTAG